From Grus americana isolate bGruAme1 chromosome 11, bGruAme1.mat, whole genome shotgun sequence, a single genomic window includes:
- the TPRA1 gene encoding transmembrane protein adipocyte-associated 1 isoform X1 gives MPRLLHGKKEGRIFQSMMSVMRFSVFDNITRSTALVTALDNVTTLSPTTTQAVNDTNITVPHKCLLLLYEDIGKSRVRYWDLLLLVPNVLFFMFLLWKLPSARAKIRVTSSPIFTTFYILVFVVALVGIARAVVSMTVSASDAATVADKILWEITRFFLLAIELSVVILGLAFGHLESKSSVKRVLAITTVLSLAYSVTQGTLEILYPDAHLSAEDFNIYGHGGRHFWLASSCFFFLVYSLVVILPKTPLKDRISLPSRKSFYIYAGILALLNLVQGLGSALLCVDIIEGLCCVDATTFLYFSFFAPLIYVAFLKGFFGSEPKILFSYKCQVDEPEDVDVHLPHPYAVAKKEGMDSGFYSSTQIDTTAYLDDVASMPYHVGSINSIDSDRWKAINA, from the exons ATGCCACGGCTCCTGCACggcaag AAGGAAGGCAGGATATTCCAGTCCATGATGTCTGTGATGAGATTCTCCGTGTTTGACAACATCACACGTTCGACTGCCCTGGTGACAGCACTGGATAATGTGACAACTTTGTCCCCAACAACAACGCAGGCAGTCAACGACACCAACATCACTGTGCCACACAAGTGCCTGCTGTTGCTCTATGAGGACATTGGGAAGTCCAG AGTCCGCTACTGGGATCTTCTGCTCCTGGTTCCCAATGTGCTTTTCTTTATGTTTCTTCTCTGGAAGCTGCCCTCTGCCAGGGCCAAAATCCGGGTCACTTCCAGCCCAATCTTCACTACATTCTACATACTA GTATTTGTGGTGGCTTTAGTTGGCATCGCCCGTGCTGTTGTCTCCATGACTGTGAGCGCCTCTGATGCGGCCACAGTTGCTGATAAG ATCCTGTGGGAGATCACAAGGTTCTTCCTTCTGGCGATTGAACTGAGTGTGGTGATTCTAGGCCTTGCCTTTG GTCACCTGGAGAGCAAGTCGAGTGTGAAACGTGTTCTAGCAATCACTACAGTGCTGTCTCTGGCATATTCTGTCACCCAG GGCACCCTGGAAATCCTGTACCCTGATGCCCACCTCTCAGCAGAAGACTTCAACATCTATGGCCACGGAGGGAGACACTTTTGGCTTGCTAgctcttgtttcttctttctg GTCTATTCCTTGGTGGTGATTCTTCCAAAAACTCCTCTGAAAGACCGGATTTCTTTGCCCT CCAGGAAGAGTTTTTATATTTATGCTGGAATCCTGGCGCTGCTGAACCTGGTGCAGGGCCTGGGCAGTGCCCTCCTGTGTGTGGATATCATAGAAGGACTGTG CTGTGTTGATGCTACCACGTTCCTTTACTTCAGCTTCTTTGCACCTCTCATCTATGTGGCGTTCCTGAAAGGTTTCTTTGG GTCTGAACCGAAGATCCTTTTCTCCTACAAATGTCAAGTGGACGAACCTGAGGATGTGGATGTGCACCTACCCCACCCTTATGCCGTTGCCAAGAAGGAAGGAATGGATTCTGGGTTCTACTCGAGCACTCAGATTGACACCACAGCCTACCTGGATGACGTGGCCTCTATGCCGTATCATGTGGGCAGCATCAACAGCATAGATAGTGACCGCTGGAAAGCCATCAATGCCTAA
- the TPRA1 gene encoding transmembrane protein adipocyte-associated 1 isoform X2, with amino-acid sequence MTQKEGRIFQSMMSVMRFSVFDNITRSTALVTALDNVTTLSPTTTQAVNDTNITVPHKCLLLLYEDIGKSRVRYWDLLLLVPNVLFFMFLLWKLPSARAKIRVTSSPIFTTFYILVFVVALVGIARAVVSMTVSASDAATVADKILWEITRFFLLAIELSVVILGLAFGHLESKSSVKRVLAITTVLSLAYSVTQGTLEILYPDAHLSAEDFNIYGHGGRHFWLASSCFFFLVYSLVVILPKTPLKDRISLPSRKSFYIYAGILALLNLVQGLGSALLCVDIIEGLCCVDATTFLYFSFFAPLIYVAFLKGFFGSEPKILFSYKCQVDEPEDVDVHLPHPYAVAKKEGMDSGFYSSTQIDTTAYLDDVASMPYHVGSINSIDSDRWKAINA; translated from the exons ATGACACAG AAGGAAGGCAGGATATTCCAGTCCATGATGTCTGTGATGAGATTCTCCGTGTTTGACAACATCACACGTTCGACTGCCCTGGTGACAGCACTGGATAATGTGACAACTTTGTCCCCAACAACAACGCAGGCAGTCAACGACACCAACATCACTGTGCCACACAAGTGCCTGCTGTTGCTCTATGAGGACATTGGGAAGTCCAG AGTCCGCTACTGGGATCTTCTGCTCCTGGTTCCCAATGTGCTTTTCTTTATGTTTCTTCTCTGGAAGCTGCCCTCTGCCAGGGCCAAAATCCGGGTCACTTCCAGCCCAATCTTCACTACATTCTACATACTA GTATTTGTGGTGGCTTTAGTTGGCATCGCCCGTGCTGTTGTCTCCATGACTGTGAGCGCCTCTGATGCGGCCACAGTTGCTGATAAG ATCCTGTGGGAGATCACAAGGTTCTTCCTTCTGGCGATTGAACTGAGTGTGGTGATTCTAGGCCTTGCCTTTG GTCACCTGGAGAGCAAGTCGAGTGTGAAACGTGTTCTAGCAATCACTACAGTGCTGTCTCTGGCATATTCTGTCACCCAG GGCACCCTGGAAATCCTGTACCCTGATGCCCACCTCTCAGCAGAAGACTTCAACATCTATGGCCACGGAGGGAGACACTTTTGGCTTGCTAgctcttgtttcttctttctg GTCTATTCCTTGGTGGTGATTCTTCCAAAAACTCCTCTGAAAGACCGGATTTCTTTGCCCT CCAGGAAGAGTTTTTATATTTATGCTGGAATCCTGGCGCTGCTGAACCTGGTGCAGGGCCTGGGCAGTGCCCTCCTGTGTGTGGATATCATAGAAGGACTGTG CTGTGTTGATGCTACCACGTTCCTTTACTTCAGCTTCTTTGCACCTCTCATCTATGTGGCGTTCCTGAAAGGTTTCTTTGG GTCTGAACCGAAGATCCTTTTCTCCTACAAATGTCAAGTGGACGAACCTGAGGATGTGGATGTGCACCTACCCCACCCTTATGCCGTTGCCAAGAAGGAAGGAATGGATTCTGGGTTCTACTCGAGCACTCAGATTGACACCACAGCCTACCTGGATGACGTGGCCTCTATGCCGTATCATGTGGGCAGCATCAACAGCATAGATAGTGACCGCTGGAAAGCCATCAATGCCTAA
- the TPRA1 gene encoding transmembrane protein adipocyte-associated 1 isoform X3 — protein sequence MTQEGRIFQSMMSVMRFSVFDNITRSTALVTALDNVTTLSPTTTQAVNDTNITVPHKCLLLLYEDIGKSRVRYWDLLLLVPNVLFFMFLLWKLPSARAKIRVTSSPIFTTFYILVFVVALVGIARAVVSMTVSASDAATVADKILWEITRFFLLAIELSVVILGLAFGHLESKSSVKRVLAITTVLSLAYSVTQGTLEILYPDAHLSAEDFNIYGHGGRHFWLASSCFFFLVYSLVVILPKTPLKDRISLPSRKSFYIYAGILALLNLVQGLGSALLCVDIIEGLCCVDATTFLYFSFFAPLIYVAFLKGFFGSEPKILFSYKCQVDEPEDVDVHLPHPYAVAKKEGMDSGFYSSTQIDTTAYLDDVASMPYHVGSINSIDSDRWKAINA from the exons ATGACACAG GAAGGCAGGATATTCCAGTCCATGATGTCTGTGATGAGATTCTCCGTGTTTGACAACATCACACGTTCGACTGCCCTGGTGACAGCACTGGATAATGTGACAACTTTGTCCCCAACAACAACGCAGGCAGTCAACGACACCAACATCACTGTGCCACACAAGTGCCTGCTGTTGCTCTATGAGGACATTGGGAAGTCCAG AGTCCGCTACTGGGATCTTCTGCTCCTGGTTCCCAATGTGCTTTTCTTTATGTTTCTTCTCTGGAAGCTGCCCTCTGCCAGGGCCAAAATCCGGGTCACTTCCAGCCCAATCTTCACTACATTCTACATACTA GTATTTGTGGTGGCTTTAGTTGGCATCGCCCGTGCTGTTGTCTCCATGACTGTGAGCGCCTCTGATGCGGCCACAGTTGCTGATAAG ATCCTGTGGGAGATCACAAGGTTCTTCCTTCTGGCGATTGAACTGAGTGTGGTGATTCTAGGCCTTGCCTTTG GTCACCTGGAGAGCAAGTCGAGTGTGAAACGTGTTCTAGCAATCACTACAGTGCTGTCTCTGGCATATTCTGTCACCCAG GGCACCCTGGAAATCCTGTACCCTGATGCCCACCTCTCAGCAGAAGACTTCAACATCTATGGCCACGGAGGGAGACACTTTTGGCTTGCTAgctcttgtttcttctttctg GTCTATTCCTTGGTGGTGATTCTTCCAAAAACTCCTCTGAAAGACCGGATTTCTTTGCCCT CCAGGAAGAGTTTTTATATTTATGCTGGAATCCTGGCGCTGCTGAACCTGGTGCAGGGCCTGGGCAGTGCCCTCCTGTGTGTGGATATCATAGAAGGACTGTG CTGTGTTGATGCTACCACGTTCCTTTACTTCAGCTTCTTTGCACCTCTCATCTATGTGGCGTTCCTGAAAGGTTTCTTTGG GTCTGAACCGAAGATCCTTTTCTCCTACAAATGTCAAGTGGACGAACCTGAGGATGTGGATGTGCACCTACCCCACCCTTATGCCGTTGCCAAGAAGGAAGGAATGGATTCTGGGTTCTACTCGAGCACTCAGATTGACACCACAGCCTACCTGGATGACGTGGCCTCTATGCCGTATCATGTGGGCAGCATCAACAGCATAGATAGTGACCGCTGGAAAGCCATCAATGCCTAA
- the TPRA1 gene encoding transmembrane protein adipocyte-associated 1 isoform X4 translates to MMSVMRFSVFDNITRSTALVTALDNVTTLSPTTTQAVNDTNITVPHKCLLLLYEDIGKSRVRYWDLLLLVPNVLFFMFLLWKLPSARAKIRVTSSPIFTTFYILVFVVALVGIARAVVSMTVSASDAATVADKILWEITRFFLLAIELSVVILGLAFGHLESKSSVKRVLAITTVLSLAYSVTQGTLEILYPDAHLSAEDFNIYGHGGRHFWLASSCFFFLVYSLVVILPKTPLKDRISLPSRKSFYIYAGILALLNLVQGLGSALLCVDIIEGLCCVDATTFLYFSFFAPLIYVAFLKGFFGSEPKILFSYKCQVDEPEDVDVHLPHPYAVAKKEGMDSGFYSSTQIDTTAYLDDVASMPYHVGSINSIDSDRWKAINA, encoded by the exons ATGATGTCTGTGATGAGATTCTCCGTGTTTGACAACATCACACGTTCGACTGCCCTGGTGACAGCACTGGATAATGTGACAACTTTGTCCCCAACAACAACGCAGGCAGTCAACGACACCAACATCACTGTGCCACACAAGTGCCTGCTGTTGCTCTATGAGGACATTGGGAAGTCCAG AGTCCGCTACTGGGATCTTCTGCTCCTGGTTCCCAATGTGCTTTTCTTTATGTTTCTTCTCTGGAAGCTGCCCTCTGCCAGGGCCAAAATCCGGGTCACTTCCAGCCCAATCTTCACTACATTCTACATACTA GTATTTGTGGTGGCTTTAGTTGGCATCGCCCGTGCTGTTGTCTCCATGACTGTGAGCGCCTCTGATGCGGCCACAGTTGCTGATAAG ATCCTGTGGGAGATCACAAGGTTCTTCCTTCTGGCGATTGAACTGAGTGTGGTGATTCTAGGCCTTGCCTTTG GTCACCTGGAGAGCAAGTCGAGTGTGAAACGTGTTCTAGCAATCACTACAGTGCTGTCTCTGGCATATTCTGTCACCCAG GGCACCCTGGAAATCCTGTACCCTGATGCCCACCTCTCAGCAGAAGACTTCAACATCTATGGCCACGGAGGGAGACACTTTTGGCTTGCTAgctcttgtttcttctttctg GTCTATTCCTTGGTGGTGATTCTTCCAAAAACTCCTCTGAAAGACCGGATTTCTTTGCCCT CCAGGAAGAGTTTTTATATTTATGCTGGAATCCTGGCGCTGCTGAACCTGGTGCAGGGCCTGGGCAGTGCCCTCCTGTGTGTGGATATCATAGAAGGACTGTG CTGTGTTGATGCTACCACGTTCCTTTACTTCAGCTTCTTTGCACCTCTCATCTATGTGGCGTTCCTGAAAGGTTTCTTTGG GTCTGAACCGAAGATCCTTTTCTCCTACAAATGTCAAGTGGACGAACCTGAGGATGTGGATGTGCACCTACCCCACCCTTATGCCGTTGCCAAGAAGGAAGGAATGGATTCTGGGTTCTACTCGAGCACTCAGATTGACACCACAGCCTACCTGGATGACGTGGCCTCTATGCCGTATCATGTGGGCAGCATCAACAGCATAGATAGTGACCGCTGGAAAGCCATCAATGCCTAA
- the MCM2 gene encoding DNA replication licensing factor MCM2 isoform X1 produces MADSSESQAAATSPLRSSRRGDAFTSSPGRDLPPFEDESEGLLGTEGFPEEEEEGEELIGEGMERDYRPIPELDVYEAEGLALDSEDVEELTASQREAAERVMRQRDRELEQGMGRMRRGLLYDSDDEDEDRPSRKRRLAERAADGMEEEDEDMIESIENLEDMKGHSVREWVSMAAPRLEIYHRFKNFLKTHVDDHGHNVFKERISDMCKENRESLVVNYEDLAAQEHVLAYFLPEAPAEMLKIFDEAAKEVVLAMYPKYDRIAQEIHVRISHLPLVEELRSLRQLHLNQLIRTSGVVTSCTGVLPQLSMVKYNCSKCSFILGPFFQSQNQEVKPGSCPECQSLGPFEINMEETVYQNYQRIKIQESPGKVAAGRLPRSKDAILLADLVDICKPGDEIELTGIYHNNYDGSLNTANGFPVFATVILANHIAKKDNKLAIGELTDEDVKVIVGLSKDEQIGEKIFASIAPSIYGHEDIKRGLALALFGGEPKNPGGKHKVRGDINVLLCGDPGTAKSQFLKYIEKASSRAIFTTGQGASAVGLTAYVQRHPVSKEWTLEAGALVLADRGVCLIDEFDKMNDQDRTSIHEAMEQQSISISKAGIVTSLQARCTVIAAANPIGGRYDPSLTFSENVDLTEPIISRFDILCVVRDTVDPVQDEMLARFVVGSHVKHHPGSKEVVNGDANEVILPNTYGVEPIPQEILRKYIIYAKEKVHPKLNQMDQDKVARMYSDLRKESMATGSIPITVRHIESMIRMAEAHARMHLRDYVVEDDVNMAIRVMLESFIDTQKFSVMRSMRKTFSRYLSFKRDNNELLLFILKQLVAEQVMYQRNRYGAQQDTIEVPEKDLVDKARQINIHNLSAFYDSEVFKMNRFSRDVKRKLIVQQF; encoded by the exons ATGGCG GACTCCTCCGAGTCGCAGGCGGCGGCCACCAGCCCCCTGCGCAGCTCACGGCGGGGCGATGCCTTCACGTCCAGCCCCGGCCGGGACCTGCCGCCCTTCGAGGATGAGTCCGAAGGGCTCCTGGGGACCGAGGGGTTCCccgaagaggaggaagaaggagaagagctCATCGGGGAAGGGATGGAAAG GGACTACCGCCCCATCCCCGAGCTGGATGTCTATGAAGCAGAGGGCCTGGCCTTGGACAGCGAAGATGTGGAGGAGCTGACCGCCAGCCAGCGGGAAGCCGCAGAGCGAGTAATGAGGCAGCGAGACCgtgagctggagcagggcaTGGGCCGCATGAGGAGGGGGCTGCTTTACG ATAGTGACGATGAAGATGAAGACCGTCCTTCACGGAAGAGGCGGCTGGCAGAACGAGCTGCTGACGGCatggaagaggaagatgaagacaTGATTGAGAGCATTGAGAATCTGGAAGACATGAAAGGGCATTCGGTGAGGGAGTGGGTTTCCATGGCAGCTCCCCGGCTTGAGATCTACCACCGCTTCAAGAACTTCCTGAAGACCCATGTGGATGACCATGGGCACAATGTCTTCAAAGAGAGGATAAGCGACATGTGCAAAG AGAACAGAGAGAGTCTGGTGGTGAACTATGAGGATCTGGCAGCCCAGGAACATGTCCTTGCCTACTTTCTGCCTGAGGCCCCAGCAGAAATGCTCAAGATTTTTGATGAAGCAGCCAAGGAAGTGGTGTTGGCCATGTACCCCAAATATGATCGTATTGCTCAGGAGATCCATGTCCGTATCTCCCACCTCCCTCTGGTGGAAGAGTTGCGGTCGCTCAG GCAACTGCACTTGAATCAGTTAATCCGGACCAGCGGAGTGGTGACGAGTTGCACGGGGGTCCTGCCTCAGCTCAGCATGGTCAAATACAACTGCAGCAAGTGCAGCTTCATCCTGGGACCCTTCTTCCAGTCCCAGAACCAGGAGGTGAAACCTGGTTCCTGTCCGGAGTGTCAGTCTCTTGGCCCCTTTGAAATCAACATGGAAGAG ACAGTCTATCAGAACTATCAGCGCATCAAAATCCAGGAGAGCCCTGGGAAGGTCGCTGCTGGCAGGCTGCCCCGCTCCAAGGATGCCATTCTCCTCGCTGATTTGGTTGACATCTGCAAGCCAGGGGATGAGATT GAGCTAACGGGGATCTACCACAACAACTACGATGGGTCCTTGAATACTGCCAACGGGTTCCCGGTGTTTGCAACCGTGATCCTGGCCAACCACATCGCCAAGAAGGACAACAAGCTGGCTATCGGAGAACTGACTGATGAAGATGTGAAAGTGATTGTGGGTCTGTCCAAGGATGAGCAAATTGGGGAGAAG atttttgCCAGCATTGCCCCATCTATTTATGGGCATGAAGATATCAAGAGGGGTTTGGCTTTGGCTCTCTTTGGTGGAGAGCCCAAGAACCCAG GTGGCAAACACAAAGTCCGTGGTGACATCAACGTGCTTCTGTGCGGAGACCCTGGTACTGCAAAATCACAGTTTCTTAAATACATAGAGAAGGCGTCTAGCAGAGCAATCTTCACCACTGGCCAGGGTGCTTCTGCTGTGGGCCTCACAGCCTATGTCCAGAGGCACCCGGTCAGCAAGGAGTGGACTTTGGAGGCAGGAGCCCTCGTGCTGGCTGACAGAGGTGTCTGCCTGATCGATGAATTCGACAAG ATGAATGATCAAGATAGGACCAGCATCCACGAAGCCATGGAGCAGCAAAGCATTTCCATCTCCAAAGCAGGCATTGTCACGTCCTTGCAAGCCCGCTGCACCGTTATCGCTGCTGCCAATCCCATAG GTGGGCGCTATGACCCATCGTTAACCTTCTCGGAGAATGTAGACCTGACAGAGCCCATCATCTCTCGATTTGATATCCTGTGCGTGGTGAGAGACACAGTGGACCCTGTGCAG GATGAAATGCTTGCCCGGTTTGTTGTTGGCAGCCATGTCAAGCACCACCCAGGTAGCAAGGAGGTAGTGAATGGTGATGCCAATGAGGTCATTCTTCCCAACACATACGGCGTTGAACCCATTCCCCAGGAGATCCTGAGGAAATACATCATCTATGCCAAAGAGAAGGTCCACCCCAAACTCAACCAGATGGACCAGGACAAGGTGGCCCGGATGTACAGTGACCTCAGGAAAGAGTCTATG GCAACCGGCAGCATCCCCATCACAGTGCGTCACATTGAGTCCATGATCCGGATGGCCGAGGCTCACGCCCGCATGCACCTGCGGGACTATGTGGTGGAGGATGACGTCAACATGGCCATCCGGGTGATGCTGGAGAGCTTCATCGACACGCAGAAGTTCAGCGTCATGCGGAGCATGCGCAAG ACCTTCTCCCGCTACCTTTCATTCAAGCGAGACAACAAcgagctgctgctgttcatcCTGAAGCAGCTGGTCGCAGAGCAGGTGATGTACCAGAGAAACCGCTATGGGGCCCAGCAAGACACCATAGAAGTCCCGGAGAAGGACCTGGTGGATAAG gCTCGGCAGATcaacatccacaacctctctgccTTCTACGACAGCGAAGTGTTCAAGATGAACAGGTTCAGTCGGGATGTGAAGCGGAAGCTGATTGTCCAGCAGTTCTGA
- the MCM2 gene encoding DNA replication licensing factor MCM2 isoform X2, whose protein sequence is MERDYRPIPELDVYEAEGLALDSEDVEELTASQREAAERVMRQRDRELEQGMGRMRRGLLYDSDDEDEDRPSRKRRLAERAADGMEEEDEDMIESIENLEDMKGHSVREWVSMAAPRLEIYHRFKNFLKTHVDDHGHNVFKERISDMCKENRESLVVNYEDLAAQEHVLAYFLPEAPAEMLKIFDEAAKEVVLAMYPKYDRIAQEIHVRISHLPLVEELRSLRQLHLNQLIRTSGVVTSCTGVLPQLSMVKYNCSKCSFILGPFFQSQNQEVKPGSCPECQSLGPFEINMEETVYQNYQRIKIQESPGKVAAGRLPRSKDAILLADLVDICKPGDEIELTGIYHNNYDGSLNTANGFPVFATVILANHIAKKDNKLAIGELTDEDVKVIVGLSKDEQIGEKIFASIAPSIYGHEDIKRGLALALFGGEPKNPGGKHKVRGDINVLLCGDPGTAKSQFLKYIEKASSRAIFTTGQGASAVGLTAYVQRHPVSKEWTLEAGALVLADRGVCLIDEFDKMNDQDRTSIHEAMEQQSISISKAGIVTSLQARCTVIAAANPIGGRYDPSLTFSENVDLTEPIISRFDILCVVRDTVDPVQDEMLARFVVGSHVKHHPGSKEVVNGDANEVILPNTYGVEPIPQEILRKYIIYAKEKVHPKLNQMDQDKVARMYSDLRKESMATGSIPITVRHIESMIRMAEAHARMHLRDYVVEDDVNMAIRVMLESFIDTQKFSVMRSMRKTFSRYLSFKRDNNELLLFILKQLVAEQVMYQRNRYGAQQDTIEVPEKDLVDKARQINIHNLSAFYDSEVFKMNRFSRDVKRKLIVQQF, encoded by the exons ATGGAAAG GGACTACCGCCCCATCCCCGAGCTGGATGTCTATGAAGCAGAGGGCCTGGCCTTGGACAGCGAAGATGTGGAGGAGCTGACCGCCAGCCAGCGGGAAGCCGCAGAGCGAGTAATGAGGCAGCGAGACCgtgagctggagcagggcaTGGGCCGCATGAGGAGGGGGCTGCTTTACG ATAGTGACGATGAAGATGAAGACCGTCCTTCACGGAAGAGGCGGCTGGCAGAACGAGCTGCTGACGGCatggaagaggaagatgaagacaTGATTGAGAGCATTGAGAATCTGGAAGACATGAAAGGGCATTCGGTGAGGGAGTGGGTTTCCATGGCAGCTCCCCGGCTTGAGATCTACCACCGCTTCAAGAACTTCCTGAAGACCCATGTGGATGACCATGGGCACAATGTCTTCAAAGAGAGGATAAGCGACATGTGCAAAG AGAACAGAGAGAGTCTGGTGGTGAACTATGAGGATCTGGCAGCCCAGGAACATGTCCTTGCCTACTTTCTGCCTGAGGCCCCAGCAGAAATGCTCAAGATTTTTGATGAAGCAGCCAAGGAAGTGGTGTTGGCCATGTACCCCAAATATGATCGTATTGCTCAGGAGATCCATGTCCGTATCTCCCACCTCCCTCTGGTGGAAGAGTTGCGGTCGCTCAG GCAACTGCACTTGAATCAGTTAATCCGGACCAGCGGAGTGGTGACGAGTTGCACGGGGGTCCTGCCTCAGCTCAGCATGGTCAAATACAACTGCAGCAAGTGCAGCTTCATCCTGGGACCCTTCTTCCAGTCCCAGAACCAGGAGGTGAAACCTGGTTCCTGTCCGGAGTGTCAGTCTCTTGGCCCCTTTGAAATCAACATGGAAGAG ACAGTCTATCAGAACTATCAGCGCATCAAAATCCAGGAGAGCCCTGGGAAGGTCGCTGCTGGCAGGCTGCCCCGCTCCAAGGATGCCATTCTCCTCGCTGATTTGGTTGACATCTGCAAGCCAGGGGATGAGATT GAGCTAACGGGGATCTACCACAACAACTACGATGGGTCCTTGAATACTGCCAACGGGTTCCCGGTGTTTGCAACCGTGATCCTGGCCAACCACATCGCCAAGAAGGACAACAAGCTGGCTATCGGAGAACTGACTGATGAAGATGTGAAAGTGATTGTGGGTCTGTCCAAGGATGAGCAAATTGGGGAGAAG atttttgCCAGCATTGCCCCATCTATTTATGGGCATGAAGATATCAAGAGGGGTTTGGCTTTGGCTCTCTTTGGTGGAGAGCCCAAGAACCCAG GTGGCAAACACAAAGTCCGTGGTGACATCAACGTGCTTCTGTGCGGAGACCCTGGTACTGCAAAATCACAGTTTCTTAAATACATAGAGAAGGCGTCTAGCAGAGCAATCTTCACCACTGGCCAGGGTGCTTCTGCTGTGGGCCTCACAGCCTATGTCCAGAGGCACCCGGTCAGCAAGGAGTGGACTTTGGAGGCAGGAGCCCTCGTGCTGGCTGACAGAGGTGTCTGCCTGATCGATGAATTCGACAAG ATGAATGATCAAGATAGGACCAGCATCCACGAAGCCATGGAGCAGCAAAGCATTTCCATCTCCAAAGCAGGCATTGTCACGTCCTTGCAAGCCCGCTGCACCGTTATCGCTGCTGCCAATCCCATAG GTGGGCGCTATGACCCATCGTTAACCTTCTCGGAGAATGTAGACCTGACAGAGCCCATCATCTCTCGATTTGATATCCTGTGCGTGGTGAGAGACACAGTGGACCCTGTGCAG GATGAAATGCTTGCCCGGTTTGTTGTTGGCAGCCATGTCAAGCACCACCCAGGTAGCAAGGAGGTAGTGAATGGTGATGCCAATGAGGTCATTCTTCCCAACACATACGGCGTTGAACCCATTCCCCAGGAGATCCTGAGGAAATACATCATCTATGCCAAAGAGAAGGTCCACCCCAAACTCAACCAGATGGACCAGGACAAGGTGGCCCGGATGTACAGTGACCTCAGGAAAGAGTCTATG GCAACCGGCAGCATCCCCATCACAGTGCGTCACATTGAGTCCATGATCCGGATGGCCGAGGCTCACGCCCGCATGCACCTGCGGGACTATGTGGTGGAGGATGACGTCAACATGGCCATCCGGGTGATGCTGGAGAGCTTCATCGACACGCAGAAGTTCAGCGTCATGCGGAGCATGCGCAAG ACCTTCTCCCGCTACCTTTCATTCAAGCGAGACAACAAcgagctgctgctgttcatcCTGAAGCAGCTGGTCGCAGAGCAGGTGATGTACCAGAGAAACCGCTATGGGGCCCAGCAAGACACCATAGAAGTCCCGGAGAAGGACCTGGTGGATAAG gCTCGGCAGATcaacatccacaacctctctgccTTCTACGACAGCGAAGTGTTCAAGATGAACAGGTTCAGTCGGGATGTGAAGCGGAAGCTGATTGTCCAGCAGTTCTGA